Proteins encoded together in one Micromonospora auratinigra window:
- a CDS encoding Gfo/Idh/MocA family protein has protein sequence MLRFGLFGTGHWAAETHAAAIDAHPRASLAGVWGRDPEKAGALAARHGVPAFDDVDALLDACDAVAVALPPDVQAEIAVRAAGAGRHLLLDKPLALSLAEADRVVAAARSAGVASVVFFTQRFHPNITGFLASTAAAGGWQHARATMFASIYQPGNPYGDSQWRRDRGALWDIGPHALSLILPVLGRVTRVAAMDGPSGLVHLLLHHDGGATSSLSLTLDAPPEAVTRDFVFFGENGTETVPPGDGSVLQAFGTAIDQLLEEVEAGTRDHRCDVRFGREVVAVLDAAETARTEGRTVDL, from the coding sequence GTGCTGCGGTTCGGCTTGTTCGGCACCGGTCACTGGGCGGCGGAGACGCACGCCGCGGCCATCGACGCCCACCCCCGGGCCAGCCTGGCCGGGGTCTGGGGGCGCGACCCGGAGAAGGCGGGCGCGCTCGCCGCACGGCACGGCGTACCGGCCTTCGACGACGTGGACGCACTGCTGGACGCCTGTGACGCGGTCGCCGTGGCGTTGCCGCCGGACGTGCAGGCCGAGATCGCGGTGCGGGCCGCCGGGGCGGGACGGCACCTGCTGCTGGACAAGCCGCTGGCGTTGAGCCTCGCCGAGGCCGACCGGGTGGTCGCCGCCGCGCGGTCCGCCGGGGTGGCCTCGGTGGTCTTCTTCACCCAGCGCTTCCACCCGAACATCACCGGCTTCCTCGCCTCGACGGCGGCGGCCGGTGGCTGGCAGCACGCCCGGGCGACCATGTTCGCCTCGATCTACCAGCCGGGGAACCCGTACGGGGACTCGCAGTGGCGGCGCGACCGGGGCGCGCTCTGGGACATCGGCCCGCACGCGCTCTCGCTGATCCTGCCGGTGCTCGGCCGGGTGACCCGGGTCGCCGCGATGGACGGCCCGAGCGGGCTGGTGCACCTGCTGCTCCACCACGACGGCGGCGCCACCAGCAGCCTGTCGCTGACCCTGGACGCGCCGCCCGAGGCGGTCACCCGGGACTTCGTCTTCTTCGGCGAGAACGGCACCGAGACCGTCCCGCCCGGTGACGGCAGTGTGCTGCAGGCCTTCGGTACGGCGATCGACCAGCTCCTGGAGGAGGTCGAGGCGGGCACCCGGGACCACCGCTGCGACGTCCGCTTCGGCCGTGAGGTGGTGGCGGTGCTCGACGCCGCCGAGACCGCCCGCACCGAGGGCCGCACCGTCGACCTCTGA
- a CDS encoding DedA family protein, with protein MALAQNIDPHQFTGLTGWVASVIDSWGALGVALLVALESIVPPIPSEIVLAMAGYLSAEGRFNVVLIVLAATAGSLLGALVLYWLGAALGEDRLKRWLDHIPLVDSDDLERADRWFERHGRWAVLIGRVVPVVRSLVSVPAGANRMPLGEFVLLTTIGSGVWNALVVGLGFALGSRWQEVDRYSSWFNYAIFAVFAVMVVSWAVKKVRRRRARRSVTAGR; from the coding sequence ATGGCTCTCGCCCAGAACATCGACCCGCACCAGTTCACCGGGCTGACCGGGTGGGTCGCCAGCGTCATCGACTCGTGGGGCGCGCTCGGGGTGGCGCTGCTGGTCGCCCTGGAGAGCATCGTCCCGCCAATCCCGAGCGAGATCGTGCTGGCGATGGCGGGCTACCTCTCCGCCGAGGGCCGGTTCAACGTGGTGCTGATCGTGCTGGCCGCGACGGCCGGCTCGCTGCTCGGCGCGCTGGTGCTCTACTGGCTCGGCGCGGCGCTCGGCGAGGACCGGCTGAAGCGTTGGCTGGACCACATCCCGCTGGTGGACTCCGACGACCTGGAGCGGGCGGACCGCTGGTTCGAGCGGCACGGCCGGTGGGCGGTGCTGATCGGCCGGGTGGTGCCGGTGGTGCGCAGCCTGGTCTCCGTACCGGCCGGGGCGAACCGGATGCCGCTGGGCGAGTTCGTGCTGCTGACCACCATCGGCAGCGGCGTGTGGAACGCGCTCGTCGTGGGGCTCGGTTTCGCGCTCGGCTCCCGGTGGCAGGAGGTCGACCGGTACAGCAGCTGGTTCAACTACGCGATCTTCGCGGTCTTCGCGGTGATGGTGGTGAGCTGGGCGGTGAAGAAGGTGCGCCGGCGGCGCGCCCGACGGTCGGTGACCGCCGGGCGCTGA
- a CDS encoding molybdopterin-dependent oxidoreductase: MIRRNLAAAGTGLLVAAAGVAVAELLATAVRPSAAPLVAVGATVVDGAPTPVKEWAVRTFGTYDKPLLLAGIGLVLALLAAGTGLLARRRPALGLLGPLLLGVAGVAAALGRPDARPTDALPALAGATVAAVLLRALPLPGLVRAGPADSERPSDGPTVSAAPADPVAVLERAGDLPAVPAGPADPVAVLARPGELSAVPAGPVGRAGATRRRVVRNAALVAAGAVAAGAGAAGLRRVGLADAARSRATVGLPAPASPARPLPAGVAPGFRTPTADFYRVDTALTVPRLDVRDWRLRLHGLVDRPVELRFADLLARGLIERDITLSCVSNEVGGPYVGTARWLGAPLAPLLRAARIRSGADQLVARSTEGMTIGTPIATLLDGRDAMLAVGMNGEPLTFDHGFPVRMLTPGLYGYAGACKWVTELEVTTFDAFDAYWVRRGWAREAPVRTASRIDRPAPFARVDAGQVTVAGVAWAQHRGIAAVQVSVDGAPWRAAELLPTASTDTWVQWRYVWSASPGGHSLRVRATDGTGATQPEQRRPPFPDGATGWHTVSVTVR, translated from the coding sequence ATGATCCGCCGCAACCTGGCGGCCGCCGGGACGGGGCTGCTCGTGGCCGCCGCCGGGGTGGCGGTCGCGGAACTGCTCGCCACCGCCGTTCGCCCATCGGCGGCACCCCTGGTCGCGGTCGGCGCCACCGTCGTGGACGGTGCGCCGACCCCGGTCAAGGAGTGGGCGGTGCGCACCTTCGGCACGTACGACAAGCCACTGCTGCTGGCCGGGATCGGGCTGGTGCTGGCCCTGCTGGCGGCGGGCACCGGGCTGTTGGCCCGCCGTCGGCCGGCCCTCGGCCTGCTCGGCCCGCTGCTGCTCGGCGTGGCCGGCGTGGCCGCCGCGCTCGGCCGTCCCGACGCCCGGCCGACCGACGCCCTCCCGGCCCTGGCCGGCGCCACCGTCGCCGCCGTCCTGCTGCGGGCGCTGCCCCTGCCGGGCCTGGTCCGGGCCGGTCCGGCGGACTCCGAGCGGCCGTCCGACGGTCCGACCGTTTCCGCCGCACCGGCCGACCCCGTGGCGGTCCTCGAGCGGGCGGGGGACCTGCCGGCCGTTCCCGCCGGCCCGGCCGATCCCGTGGCGGTCCTTGCGCGGCCGGGGGAGCTGTCGGCCGTTCCCGCCGGACCGGTGGGGCGGGCCGGGGCGACCCGGCGGCGGGTGGTCCGCAACGCGGCCCTGGTGGCGGCCGGGGCCGTCGCCGCCGGGGCCGGTGCGGCGGGGTTGCGCCGGGTCGGCCTGGCCGACGCGGCCCGGTCCCGGGCGACCGTGGGCCTGCCCGCCCCGGCGTCGCCGGCCCGACCGCTGCCGGCCGGCGTCGCCCCCGGGTTCCGCACCCCGACCGCCGACTTCTACCGGGTGGACACCGCGCTCACCGTGCCCCGCCTCGACGTGCGGGACTGGCGGCTGCGGCTGCACGGCCTGGTGGACCGGCCGGTGGAGCTGCGCTTCGCCGACCTGCTCGCCCGTGGGCTGATCGAGCGCGACATCACCCTGAGCTGCGTCTCCAACGAGGTCGGTGGCCCGTACGTGGGGACCGCCCGGTGGCTCGGCGCGCCCCTCGCCCCGCTGTTGCGCGCGGCACGGATCCGGTCCGGGGCAGACCAGCTCGTCGCCCGTTCCACCGAGGGCATGACGATCGGCACCCCGATCGCCACCCTGCTCGACGGGCGGGACGCCATGCTGGCCGTCGGCATGAACGGGGAGCCGCTCACCTTCGACCACGGGTTCCCGGTCCGGATGCTCACCCCGGGTCTCTACGGGTACGCGGGGGCGTGCAAGTGGGTCACCGAGCTGGAGGTGACCACGTTCGACGCGTTCGACGCGTACTGGGTGCGGCGGGGCTGGGCCCGGGAGGCGCCGGTGCGGACCGCGTCGCGGATCGACCGTCCCGCGCCGTTCGCCCGGGTCGACGCGGGCCAGGTCACCGTGGCCGGGGTGGCCTGGGCGCAGCACCGGGGCATCGCGGCGGTGCAGGTCTCCGTCGACGGTGCTCCGTGGCGGGCCGCCGAACTGCTCCCCACCGCGTCCACCGACACCTGGGTGCAGTGGCGGTACGTCTGGTCGGCGTCGCCGGGCGGGCACAGCCTGCGGGTACGCGCCACCGACGGCACCGGCGCGACGCAACCGGAGCAGCGTCGCCCACCCTTCCCGGACGGCGCCACCGGCTGGCACACGGTCAGCGTGACGGTGCGCTGA
- a CDS encoding DUF1349 domain-containing protein, translating into MSADINPVDWSTGSWLNPPERADPAGPELLVEPRGGSDFWRRTSYGFVHDDGSALLAPFPADSAVEVSFRLDYTAQFDQAGVLVRVDERRWTKAGVEVSDGHPQVGAVVTDEHSDWSVAPVPEWSGREVTVRVSRAGDALTVRARVADEPWRLVRVAPLDPAAVASAGPYCCSPSRGGLLVRFTGWRQGPADEALHP; encoded by the coding sequence GTGAGCGCCGACATCAATCCCGTCGACTGGTCCACCGGCAGCTGGCTGAACCCGCCGGAGCGGGCCGACCCGGCCGGCCCGGAGCTGCTGGTCGAGCCGCGCGGCGGCAGCGACTTCTGGCGGCGCACCAGCTACGGCTTCGTGCACGACGACGGGTCGGCGCTGCTCGCCCCCTTCCCCGCCGACAGCGCGGTGGAGGTCAGCTTCCGGCTCGACTACACGGCCCAGTTCGACCAGGCGGGCGTGCTGGTCCGGGTGGACGAGCGGCGTTGGACCAAGGCCGGGGTGGAGGTCAGCGACGGCCACCCGCAGGTCGGCGCGGTGGTGACCGACGAGCACTCGGACTGGTCGGTCGCCCCGGTGCCGGAGTGGTCGGGCCGGGAGGTGACCGTCCGGGTCAGCCGGGCCGGGGACGCGCTGACCGTCCGGGCCCGGGTGGCCGACGAGCCGTGGCGGCTGGTCCGGGTCGCCCCGCTGGATCCGGCGGCGGTGGCGTCGGCCGGGCCGTACTGCTGCTCACCGAGCCGTGGTGGGCTGCTGGTGCGGTTCACCGGCTGGCGGCAGGGCCCGGCGGACGAGGCGCTGCACCCGTGA
- a CDS encoding cellulose binding domain-containing protein produces the protein MRLRSARVATFATALATALLAATVLAAPPASAATAAFVRTSTWDTGYEGKFTVTNDTSTTISSWNVQFDLPTGSTLGSFWDARLTTSGQHVTAVNQSWNGTLAPGASTTFGFNVNGTGSPTNCTVNGGACGGGGGGNPSAPATPGGLRVTGTTNSSVALAWTAVSGTVTGYRVYEGSTVKATVTGASATVSGLATCTGHSYTVAAYNAAGESAKSAPVSATTTGCTGGGGGAMAAAPYLYPGWGDPPAPSTVMGATGIKWFTIAFMLSGGGTPAWDGSGSLTGSTWASTIAAVRAAGGDVIPSFGGWSGNKLGPNCSSAGALAGAYQQVINAYGLKAIDIDIENSDEFENEVVQDRILDALKIVKQNNPGIRTIVTFGTSTTGPAYYGTRLINQAAAKGANIDVFTIMPFDFGGGANMYQSTVNAAEGLKNALKTAFGWSDATAYAHMGLSGMNGLSDQQELTSPATWTQIRDWAKARGLARFTFWSVNRDRPCAGGGVVSNCSGIAQNTWEFTSITAQY, from the coding sequence GTGAGACTCCGCTCCGCCCGGGTGGCGACGTTCGCCACCGCGCTCGCCACCGCCCTGCTGGCGGCCACCGTGCTGGCCGCCCCGCCCGCCTCCGCCGCCACCGCCGCCTTCGTCCGCACCAGCACCTGGGACACCGGGTACGAGGGCAAGTTCACCGTCACCAACGACACCTCGACCACCATCTCCTCCTGGAACGTCCAGTTCGACCTGCCCACCGGCAGCACCCTCGGCTCCTTCTGGGACGCCCGGCTGACCACCTCCGGCCAGCACGTCACCGCCGTGAACCAGTCCTGGAACGGCACCCTCGCCCCGGGCGCCAGCACCACCTTCGGCTTCAACGTCAACGGCACCGGCAGCCCGACCAACTGCACGGTCAACGGCGGCGCGTGCGGCGGCGGGGGCGGCGGCAACCCCTCCGCGCCGGCCACCCCCGGCGGCCTGCGGGTCACCGGCACCACCAACTCGTCCGTCGCGCTGGCCTGGACCGCCGTCTCCGGCACGGTCACCGGCTACCGGGTGTACGAGGGCAGCACCGTCAAGGCCACCGTCACCGGCGCCTCGGCCACCGTCTCCGGCCTGGCCACCTGCACCGGGCACAGCTACACGGTCGCCGCGTACAACGCCGCCGGGGAGTCGGCGAAGTCGGCCCCGGTCTCCGCCACCACCACCGGCTGCACGGGCGGGGGCGGCGGCGCGATGGCCGCCGCGCCCTATCTCTACCCGGGCTGGGGCGACCCGCCCGCGCCGTCCACGGTGATGGGCGCGACCGGGATCAAGTGGTTCACCATCGCCTTCATGCTCTCCGGCGGCGGCACGCCGGCCTGGGACGGCAGCGGGTCGCTCACCGGCAGCACCTGGGCCAGCACCATCGCCGCGGTCCGGGCCGCCGGCGGCGACGTGATCCCCTCGTTCGGCGGCTGGAGCGGCAACAAGCTCGGCCCCAACTGCTCCTCCGCCGGCGCGCTGGCCGGCGCGTACCAGCAGGTCATCAACGCGTACGGGCTGAAGGCGATCGACATCGACATCGAGAACAGCGACGAGTTCGAGAACGAGGTGGTGCAGGACCGGATCCTCGACGCGCTGAAGATCGTCAAGCAGAACAACCCGGGGATCAGGACGATCGTCACCTTCGGCACCTCGACCACCGGGCCGGCGTACTACGGCACCCGGCTGATCAACCAGGCCGCCGCCAAGGGCGCGAACATCGACGTCTTCACCATCATGCCGTTCGACTTCGGCGGCGGGGCGAACATGTACCAGAGCACGGTCAACGCGGCCGAGGGGCTGAAGAACGCGCTCAAGACCGCGTTCGGCTGGTCCGACGCCACCGCGTACGCCCACATGGGTCTCTCCGGCATGAACGGCCTCTCCGACCAGCAGGAGCTGACCTCGCCGGCCACCTGGACGCAGATCCGCGACTGGGCCAAGGCCCGGGGTCTGGCCCGGTTCACCTTCTGGTCGGTCAACCGGGACCGGCCCTGCGCCGGCGGCGGCGTGGTGTCGAACTGCTCCGGCATCGCCCAGAACACCTGGGAGTTCACCTCGATCACCGCGCAGTACTGA
- a CDS encoding anti-sigma factor, with amino-acid sequence MTTDIHALAGAYVLDAVDDVERAAFERHLADCPTCTLEVAELREATARLADPTWSVPPPGLRTDVLARVRRTPQERPGRAGRDGSAAARRWRRRLAAAAAAVVLAGGAGAATWVAQEQRVRDARTEAGAARDETARIRAVLTAPDAVVRTSAAPTGGRVTVVASATRDEGVALLAGLAAPAPGRAYQLWLIQGGSVASAGVLPAGRGEATVLIGGVRGKGLLGVTEEPAGGSARPSTAPLVALGLTA; translated from the coding sequence ATGACGACCGACATCCACGCGCTGGCCGGCGCGTACGTGCTCGACGCGGTGGACGACGTCGAGCGGGCCGCGTTCGAGCGGCACCTCGCCGACTGCCCGACCTGCACGCTCGAGGTGGCCGAGCTGCGCGAGGCGACCGCCCGGCTCGCCGACCCGACCTGGTCGGTGCCGCCGCCGGGCCTGCGCACGGACGTGCTGGCGCGCGTGCGGCGTACCCCCCAGGAGCGGCCGGGTCGGGCGGGCCGCGACGGGTCGGCCGCCGCCCGGCGGTGGCGGCGCCGGCTGGCCGCCGCGGCCGCCGCGGTGGTGCTGGCCGGCGGCGCGGGCGCGGCCACCTGGGTGGCGCAGGAGCAGCGGGTACGCGACGCGCGCACCGAGGCCGGCGCGGCCCGGGACGAGACGGCCCGGATCCGGGCGGTGCTGACCGCCCCGGACGCGGTGGTCCGCACCAGTGCCGCACCGACCGGCGGGCGGGTCACCGTGGTGGCCTCCGCCACCCGGGACGAGGGCGTGGCACTGCTGGCGGGCCTGGCCGCCCCGGCACCGGGCCGGGCCTACCAGCTCTGGCTGATCCAGGGTGGCTCGGTCGCCTCGGCCGGGGTGCTGCCGGCCGGTCGGGGCGAGGCCACCGTGCTGATCGGCGGGGTACGCGGCAAGGGCCTCCTCGGGGTGACCGAGGAGCCGGCCGGCGGTTCGGCCCGGCCGAGCACCGCCCCGCTGGTGGCGCTCGGACTGACCGCCTGA
- the fabG gene encoding 3-oxoacyl-ACP reductase FabG: MSEQRRVAIVTGAARGIGAATARRLAADGMAVAVVDIDEAATKETVDAVVAAGGRALGVGADVADRGQVEAAVERVAAELGAPTVLVNNAGVLRDNLLFKMTDADWDTVMGVHLRGAFLFSQAAQKHMVEAKWGRIVNLSSTSALGNRGQANYAAAKAGLQGFTKTLAIELGPFGVTVNAVAPGFIVTDMTAATAARMKVDFAALQEHAAAEIPVRRTGRPEDIAHTISFLAGEGASFVSGQVIYVAGGPKD; encoded by the coding sequence ATGTCGGAGCAGCGCCGCGTCGCCATCGTCACCGGAGCCGCCCGCGGCATCGGTGCCGCCACCGCCCGCCGGCTGGCCGCCGACGGCATGGCCGTCGCCGTGGTCGACATCGACGAGGCGGCGACCAAGGAGACCGTGGACGCCGTCGTCGCCGCCGGCGGCCGGGCGCTCGGGGTCGGCGCGGACGTCGCCGACCGGGGCCAGGTGGAGGCCGCGGTCGAGCGGGTAGCCGCCGAGCTGGGCGCGCCGACCGTGCTGGTCAACAACGCCGGGGTGCTCCGCGACAACCTGCTGTTCAAGATGACCGACGCCGACTGGGACACCGTCATGGGCGTACACCTGCGCGGCGCGTTCCTGTTCAGCCAGGCCGCCCAGAAGCACATGGTCGAGGCGAAGTGGGGCCGGATCGTCAACCTCTCCAGCACCTCCGCGCTGGGCAACCGCGGCCAGGCCAACTACGCGGCGGCCAAGGCGGGCCTGCAGGGCTTCACCAAGACCCTCGCGATCGAGCTGGGCCCGTTCGGGGTGACCGTGAACGCGGTCGCGCCCGGCTTCATCGTCACCGACATGACGGCGGCCACCGCGGCCCGGATGAAGGTCGACTTCGCCGCGCTCCAGGAGCACGCCGCCGCCGAGATCCCGGTCCGGCGCACCGGCCGCCCGGAGGACATCGCGCACACCATCTCGTTCCTGGCCGGCGAGGGCGCGTCCTTCGTCTCCGGCCAGGTCATCTACGTGGCCGGCGGCCCCAAGGACTGA
- a CDS encoding alpha-amylase family protein: protein MGDRWYQEAVVYCLDVDTYVDSDGDGVGDFRGLIGRLDYLARLGVTCLWLNPIHPSPNQDDGYDATDFYNVDPRLGTLGDFAELLHQARNRGIRVIIDLVVNHTSDQHPWFQSARSSPDSPYRDWYVWSDTEPEDRHQGMVFPGEQNETWSYDRTAKSWYYHRFYKFQPDLNIENPKVREEIKKITSFWLQLGVSGFRMDAVPFIIEQTEPGNPDSPKDFDFLTDLRQHVQWRRGDAVLLAEANVEPDQLPTYFGDKSGSGNRIHMLFDFMLNGRLMLALAREDPEAIIDALRDTPKLPTGGQWATFLRNHDEIDLSRLTADQRNDVLAKFGPREDMQLYGRGIRRRLAPMLGNDRRHLELAYALQFSLRGTPVLRYGEEIGMGEDLSQPGRNAIRTPMQWSYQDNGGFSTAEPEKLVRPVIDKGDYAYDKVNVTAQRKDPRSLLAWFERMIRTLREAPEIGSGSTSHIDVPMPAGVLAHRADGPTGTMVFLHNLGTEDVEVDLSTLQPEADLPIDVLSDRGYEEVGKLDRLKLAGHGYRWIRLCRSWSV from the coding sequence ATGGGTGACAGGTGGTACCAGGAGGCGGTCGTGTACTGCCTCGACGTCGACACGTACGTGGACTCGGACGGCGACGGGGTCGGTGACTTCCGTGGCCTGATCGGCCGGCTCGACTATCTGGCCCGGCTGGGGGTGACCTGCCTCTGGCTCAACCCGATCCATCCGTCGCCCAACCAGGACGACGGATACGACGCGACCGACTTCTACAACGTCGACCCGCGGCTGGGCACCCTCGGTGACTTCGCCGAACTCCTGCACCAGGCCCGCAACCGGGGCATCCGGGTGATCATCGATCTGGTGGTCAACCACACCTCCGACCAGCACCCGTGGTTCCAGTCCGCCCGGTCCTCACCGGACTCCCCGTACCGCGACTGGTACGTCTGGTCCGACACCGAGCCGGAGGACCGCCACCAGGGCATGGTCTTCCCGGGCGAGCAGAACGAGACGTGGAGCTACGACCGGACCGCCAAGTCCTGGTACTACCACCGCTTCTACAAGTTCCAGCCGGACCTGAACATCGAGAACCCGAAGGTGCGCGAGGAGATCAAGAAGATCACCTCGTTCTGGCTCCAGCTCGGTGTCTCCGGCTTCCGGATGGACGCGGTGCCGTTCATCATCGAGCAGACCGAGCCGGGCAACCCGGACTCGCCGAAGGACTTCGACTTCCTCACCGACCTGCGCCAGCACGTGCAGTGGCGGCGCGGCGACGCGGTCCTGCTGGCCGAGGCGAACGTGGAGCCCGACCAGCTGCCCACCTACTTCGGGGACAAGAGCGGCTCGGGCAACCGGATCCACATGCTCTTCGACTTCATGCTCAACGGCCGGCTGATGCTCGCCCTCGCCCGGGAGGACCCGGAGGCGATCATCGACGCGCTGCGCGACACCCCGAAGCTGCCGACCGGCGGCCAGTGGGCGACCTTCCTGCGCAACCACGACGAGATCGACCTGTCCCGGCTCACCGCCGACCAGCGCAACGACGTGCTGGCCAAGTTCGGCCCGCGCGAGGACATGCAGCTCTACGGTCGGGGCATCCGGCGGCGGCTCGCCCCGATGCTCGGCAACGACCGGCGGCACCTGGAGCTGGCGTACGCACTCCAGTTCTCGCTGCGCGGCACCCCGGTGCTGCGCTACGGCGAGGAGATCGGCATGGGCGAGGACCTGTCGCAGCCGGGGCGCAACGCCATCCGTACCCCGATGCAGTGGTCGTACCAGGACAACGGCGGCTTCTCCACGGCCGAGCCGGAGAAGCTGGTCCGCCCGGTGATCGACAAGGGCGACTACGCGTACGACAAGGTCAACGTCACCGCCCAGCGCAAGGACCCGCGCTCGCTGCTCGCCTGGTTCGAGCGGATGATCCGGACGCTGCGCGAGGCGCCGGAGATCGGCTCGGGCAGCACCAGCCACATCGACGTGCCGATGCCGGCCGGGGTGCTCGCGCACCGGGCCGACGGTCCCACCGGCACCATGGTCTTCCTGCACAACCTGGGCACCGAGGACGTCGAGGTCGACCTGAGCACCCTCCAGCCGGAGGCGGACCTGCCGATCGACGTGCTCTCCGACCGCGGCTACGAGGAGGTCGGCAAGCTGGACCGGCTCAAGCTGGCCGGCCACGGGTACCGCTGGATCCGGCTCTGCCGCAGCTGGTCCGTCTGA
- a CDS encoding fasciclin domain-containing protein produces MRTVKLTAVAIAATLSLGLAACGGESEEKGSAAPASSAPMTSAAPMASAAPTVDGEFGPGCAAVPTDAANPGSFAAMAKVPVATAASGNPVLSTLVTAVKQAGLVDSLNSAKAITVFAPSNDAFGKLPKADLDKVLADKKKLTDVLTYHVVEGRLGPDQLAGSHPTLQGGTVTVAGSGTQFTVDGSAMVICGNVQTANATVYIVDSVLMPKS; encoded by the coding sequence ATGCGTACCGTCAAGCTCACCGCCGTCGCCATCGCCGCCACGCTCAGCCTGGGCCTCGCCGCCTGCGGTGGGGAGAGCGAGGAGAAGGGCTCGGCCGCCCCGGCCAGCAGCGCCCCGATGACCAGCGCCGCCCCGATGGCCAGCGCCGCGCCGACGGTCGACGGCGAGTTCGGACCGGGGTGCGCGGCGGTGCCGACCGACGCCGCCAACCCGGGCAGCTTCGCCGCCATGGCGAAGGTGCCGGTGGCCACCGCCGCGTCCGGCAACCCGGTGCTCAGCACCCTGGTGACCGCCGTGAAGCAGGCCGGTCTGGTCGACTCGCTGAACAGCGCCAAGGCGATCACCGTCTTCGCGCCCAGCAACGACGCCTTCGGCAAGCTGCCCAAGGCCGACCTCGACAAGGTCCTCGCCGACAAGAAGAAGCTGACCGACGTGCTGACCTACCACGTGGTCGAGGGCCGGCTCGGCCCGGACCAGCTCGCCGGTAGCCACCCGACCCTCCAGGGCGGCACGGTGACGGTCGCCGGCAGCGGCACCCAGTTCACCGTCGACGGCTCCGCCATGGTGATCTGCGGCAACGTGCAGACCGCCAACGCCACCGTCTACATCGTCGACTCGGTGCTGATGCCGAAGTCCTGA
- the sigK gene encoding ECF RNA polymerase sigma factor SigK, with amino-acid sequence MTRDDSVGEPSGPGRSRLRAVPPEPVAPDSRAEADELLRAVARGDEAAFERLYGIVAPRVYGLARRVLRDPAQAEEVAQEVLVEVWRTAARFDPARGSATAWVFTIAHRRAVDRVRAEQAGAERARKVAAGSGETPYDAVAEEATARLERQQVRHCLDALTEVQREAITLAYYGGHSYREVAGLLDTALPTVKTRMRDGLIRLRDCLGVELGR; translated from the coding sequence ATGACGCGGGACGACAGCGTCGGTGAGCCGTCGGGACCGGGGCGGTCGCGGTTGCGGGCGGTGCCCCCGGAACCGGTCGCGCCGGATTCCCGGGCGGAGGCGGACGAGCTGCTCCGGGCGGTGGCGCGGGGCGACGAGGCCGCCTTCGAGCGCCTCTACGGCATTGTCGCGCCCCGGGTGTACGGGCTGGCCCGCCGGGTGCTGCGGGACCCGGCCCAGGCCGAGGAGGTCGCCCAGGAGGTGCTGGTCGAGGTGTGGCGCACCGCCGCCCGCTTCGACCCGGCCCGGGGTTCGGCCACCGCCTGGGTGTTCACCATCGCGCACCGGCGGGCCGTGGACCGGGTTCGGGCCGAGCAGGCCGGGGCGGAGCGGGCCCGCAAGGTGGCCGCCGGCTCCGGGGAGACCCCGTACGACGCCGTGGCCGAGGAGGCGACCGCCCGGCTGGAACGCCAACAGGTCCGGCACTGCCTGGACGCGCTGACCGAGGTGCAGCGGGAGGCGATCACGCTGGCGTACTACGGCGGGCACAGCTATCGCGAGGTCGCCGGCCTGCTGGACACCGCGCTGCCGACCGTGAAGACCCGGATGCGGGACGGACTGATCCGGCTCCGCGACTGTCTCGGAGTGGAGCTGGGGCGATGA